The Rhodoferax ferrireducens T118 DNA segment GGTGATCAACGAGAACGACACGGTGGTCAACGACGAAATCAAGTTTGGTGACAACGACACGCTGGGCGCCCTGGTGGCCAACCTGGTGGAGGCCGATGCCCTGGTCATTTTGACCGACCAAAAAGGGCTTTTTACGGCGGATCCGCGCAAGGATTCTTCTGCCACGTTGGTGCATGAGGCCAAGTCGGGCGACCCGGCACTGGAGGCGATGGCCGGCGGCGCGGGCTCCAACCTGGGGCGCGGCGGCATGATCACCAAAATACTGGCGGCCAAGCGCGCGGCTGGCTCGGGCGCCTCGACCGTGATTGCCTGGGGCCGCGAGCCCGATGCGCTGGTGCGCCTGAGCCAGGGCGACGCCATCGGGACGCTGCTGGTGGCGCAGACACAGAAAACACAGGCCCGCAAACAGTGGATTGCCGACCACTTGCAGCTGCGCGGCTCGGTGACGGTGGACGCCGGCGCGACGCAAAAATTGCGTGGTCAGGGCAGCAGCCTGCTGCCGATTGGCATGACAACCGTGGATGGCGATTTCTCACGCGGTGATGTGATTGCCATCCGGGATTTGCAGGGCGTCGAAATAGCGC contains these protein-coding regions:
- the proB gene encoding glutamate 5-kinase; its protein translation is MTKNFASVVLRDARRIVVKVGSSLVTNEGRGLDETAIGEWCRQIALLVQDKREVIMVSSGAVAEGMKRLGWATRPHLIHELQAAAAVGQMGLAQMYETKLRENGLGSAQVLLTHADLADRERYLNARSTLLTLLKLGVVPVINENDTVVNDEIKFGDNDTLGALVANLVEADALVILTDQKGLFTADPRKDSSATLVHEAKSGDPALEAMAGGAGSNLGRGGMITKILAAKRAAGSGASTVIAWGREPDALVRLSQGDAIGTLLVAQTQKTQARKQWIADHLQLRGSVTVDAGATQKLRGQGSSLLPIGMTTVDGDFSRGDVIAIRDLQGVEIARGLANYASVEARLICRKPSTEFEKLLGYAAEPEMVHRDNLVLTR